One genomic segment of bacterium includes these proteins:
- a CDS encoding PorV/PorQ family protein — protein sequence MRDFLKICVLTMALALWSLGATVALAAGGDVSNPGSGRVEGLSGVGTRAAEFLTIPVGPRGVAMGGAYSAVADDISAIWWNPAGLGFLEKKEVFLTVIERPLDVRYTYGAVAVPLWDNRLVLGTFLSVLNSGDQEITTETQPEGTGAYYSAYSLSAGGVITYNFSDRFSAGLTVKNVHEDIFGLTQDAVAFDMGTNYHEDVLGVPVRLAFTLTNLGTNLRFGGDRLSADIDPEDVYPGNDVGRLPRQGLRRTSAFGLPTAFRIAASAEPISGQNNRLITAVEVAENSNQPMSVALGAELTRKVNAKGTASLRFGWGIQQDETDLSGSERLRGLSAGGGYSYRLYNLTIRADYAYRNMGILSGNHTYSLSFQF from the coding sequence ATGAGAGACTTTCTGAAAATATGCGTGCTGACCATGGCCCTGGCCCTCTGGAGCCTGGGGGCCACCGTCGCCCTGGCCGCCGGTGGGGATGTCTCCAACCCGGGCAGCGGACGGGTGGAGGGCCTGAGCGGGGTGGGCACACGCGCGGCCGAGTTCCTCACTATCCCGGTGGGACCACGCGGCGTGGCGATGGGCGGTGCCTACAGCGCCGTGGCGGATGACATTTCGGCGATCTGGTGGAACCCGGCCGGGCTGGGCTTCCTGGAGAAAAAAGAGGTCTTCCTCACCGTGATCGAGCGGCCGCTGGATGTGCGCTATACCTACGGCGCGGTGGCGGTCCCCCTCTGGGACAACCGCCTGGTGCTGGGCACATTCCTCTCCGTGCTCAACAGCGGGGACCAGGAGATCACCACCGAGACCCAGCCCGAGGGCACCGGGGCCTATTACAGCGCCTACAGCCTGAGCGCCGGCGGAGTGATCACCTACAATTTCTCCGACCGTTTCAGCGCCGGGCTCACGGTGAAAAACGTGCACGAGGACATTTTCGGTCTCACCCAGGACGCGGTGGCGTTCGACATGGGAACCAACTACCACGAGGATGTTCTGGGCGTGCCGGTGCGCCTGGCTTTCACCCTGACCAACCTGGGCACCAACCTGCGTTTCGGCGGGGACCGCCTGAGCGCGGACATCGACCCGGAGGACGTCTACCCGGGCAACGATGTCGGCCGTCTGCCGCGCCAGGGCCTGCGCCGCACCAGCGCGTTCGGCCTGCCCACCGCGTTCCGTATCGCCGCCAGCGCCGAGCCTATCTCCGGCCAGAACAACCGTCTGATCACCGCAGTCGAGGTGGCCGAGAACTCGAACCAGCCGATGAGCGTGGCCCTGGGCGCCGAGCTGACCCGCAAGGTCAACGCCAAGGGCACGGCCAGCCTGCGTTTCGGCTGGGGCATCCAGCAGGATGAGACGGACTTAAGCGGCTCCGAGCGCCTGCGCGGACTTTCCGCCGGCGGCGGCTACTCCTACCGTCTCTACAACCTCACCATCCGCGCCGACTACGCCTACCGCAACATGGGCATCCTGAGCGGCAACCACACCTATTCGCTCAGCTTCCAGTTCTAA
- the cobA gene encoding uroporphyrinogen-III C-methyltransferase, with product MSQAGKGKIYLVGAGPGDPELITFKAVRAIAAAEVIVYDYLVNPALLEHARPEAERIYVGKKAGAHTLRQEEINALLVKLASQGKIVTRLKGGDPFVFGRGGEEALEAVEAGVEFEVIPGVTAGVAVPAYAGIPVTQRGVASSVTFITGHEDPRKEESDIDWAALAALRSTLVFYMGVSRLESIAAQLVAHGLPGSTPAAVIHRGATAHQRTVCGTLADIAARVREAALAAPAIIVVGEVVALREKLDWFERRPLFGRTVIVTRSREQASVFTGRLAELGAAVIELPAIEIGDSPDPDIVRRAVDRLPGGFDWVVFTSVNGVERFFRSLRRAGKDVRALAGARLAAIGPSTAAALESAGLSVDMLPEKFVAESVADSFAKLGESLEGKRILLPRAEIARKVLPEALAALGAEVMEVPVYSTRITRPENLPQVLTELAAGQVDLVTFTSSSTVDNFVELVGLDSLKGLGGKPVYAAIGPVTEATAAGYGLAPLISAGTHTIEGLTALIENYFAKDSVRY from the coding sequence ATGAGCCAGGCGGGGAAAGGGAAAATCTATCTGGTGGGCGCCGGTCCCGGCGACCCGGAGCTGATAACATTCAAGGCCGTGCGGGCAATCGCCGCGGCCGAGGTGATAGTCTACGACTATCTGGTCAACCCGGCCCTGCTGGAGCATGCCCGGCCGGAGGCGGAGCGTATCTACGTGGGCAAGAAAGCCGGGGCCCACACCCTGCGCCAGGAGGAGATCAACGCCCTGCTGGTGAAACTCGCCTCCCAGGGTAAAATCGTGACCCGGCTCAAGGGCGGCGACCCGTTCGTGTTCGGCCGCGGGGGCGAGGAAGCCCTGGAGGCGGTGGAGGCCGGAGTCGAGTTCGAGGTGATCCCCGGGGTGACTGCCGGTGTGGCGGTCCCGGCCTACGCCGGCATTCCGGTGACTCAGCGCGGGGTCGCCTCCAGCGTGACTTTCATCACCGGCCACGAGGACCCGCGCAAAGAGGAAAGCGATATCGACTGGGCCGCTCTGGCCGCCTTGCGCAGCACGCTGGTGTTCTACATGGGGGTGTCGCGTCTGGAGAGTATCGCCGCGCAGCTTGTGGCCCACGGCCTGCCCGGTTCCACCCCGGCCGCGGTGATCCATCGCGGCGCCACGGCCCACCAGCGCACGGTCTGCGGGACACTGGCCGATATCGCCGCGCGGGTGCGCGAGGCCGCGCTCGCCGCCCCGGCCATAATCGTGGTGGGGGAGGTGGTGGCCTTGCGGGAAAAGCTCGACTGGTTCGAGCGAAGGCCCCTGTTCGGCCGCACGGTGATAGTCACCCGCTCGCGCGAGCAGGCTTCTGTTTTCACCGGCCGTCTGGCCGAGCTGGGGGCGGCGGTGATCGAGCTGCCCGCGATAGAAATCGGCGACAGCCCGGACCCGGACATTGTCCGCCGCGCGGTGGACAGGCTCCCCGGCGGGTTCGACTGGGTGGTGTTCACCAGCGTGAACGGGGTGGAGCGGTTCTTCCGGTCCCTGCGCCGGGCGGGCAAGGATGTACGCGCATTGGCCGGGGCGCGCCTGGCGGCCATCGGTCCCTCCACCGCTGCGGCCCTGGAGAGTGCGGGCCTGAGCGTGGATATGCTGCCCGAGAAATTTGTCGCCGAGTCGGTGGCCGATAGTTTCGCCAAGCTGGGCGAAAGCCTGGAGGGTAAGCGGATACTCCTGCCGCGGGCCGAGATCGCCCGCAAGGTGCTGCCCGAGGCCCTGGCCGCTCTGGGGGCGGAAGTAATGGAGGTCCCGGTCTATTCCACCCGGATCACTCGCCCGGAGAACCTGCCGCAGGTGCTGACCGAGCTGGCCGCGGGACAGGTGGACCTGGTCACGTTCACCAGCAGCTCCACGGTGGATAACTTTGTCGAGTTGGTGGGACTGGACTCCCTGAAAGGCCTGGGCGGCAAGCCGGTCTACGCGGCGATCGGGCCGGTGACCGAGGCCACCGCAGCCGGGTACGGCCTGGCCCCGCTGATCAGCGCCGGGACACATACCATCGAGGGACTGACCGCGCTGATCGAAAATTATTTTGCAAAAGACAGCGTGCGGTATTGA
- the hemC gene encoding hydroxymethylbilane synthase — MSESRLIIGSRGSKLALWQAGHVKARVEARHPGVSVEIRIIKTLGDKVLDVALSKVGGKGLFTKELESAILEGTVDCAVHSLKDMPTVIPEGLILGAITERECWEDALVSRAGLALEALPAGARLGTSSLRRRVQLERLRPDLEFADLRGNVDTRLARLDRGDYDAIVLARAGLTRLGLAGRITQVLGLDRMVPAAGQGALALQWRAGDSRTWGLLSFLADWSTTAEVSAERRFLHALGGGCQVPIGAKASLTADGQITLVGLLSDLGGKRLMRDTITAPAGSDPGLSLARRLLSLGGQAIVDEILAAGGVEPEEKA; from the coding sequence ATGAGTGAGAGCAGGCTGATTATCGGCTCGCGGGGCAGCAAGCTGGCTCTCTGGCAGGCCGGGCATGTCAAGGCGCGGGTGGAGGCGCGGCACCCCGGGGTGTCGGTGGAGATACGGATAATCAAGACCCTGGGTGACAAGGTGCTGGATGTGGCCCTGTCCAAGGTGGGAGGCAAGGGGCTGTTCACCAAGGAGCTGGAGAGCGCGATCCTGGAGGGCACGGTCGATTGCGCCGTGCACAGCCTCAAGGACATGCCCACCGTTATCCCGGAGGGCCTGATCCTGGGGGCGATCACAGAGCGCGAGTGCTGGGAGGACGCCCTGGTGAGCCGCGCGGGGCTGGCCCTGGAGGCGCTGCCCGCCGGGGCGCGTCTGGGCACGAGCAGCCTCAGGCGGCGCGTGCAGCTGGAGCGCCTGCGCCCGGACCTCGAATTTGCCGACCTGCGCGGCAATGTGGACACCCGTCTGGCCCGTCTTGACCGCGGCGACTACGACGCCATCGTGCTGGCGCGCGCGGGCCTCACCCGTCTGGGCCTGGCCGGGCGGATCACCCAGGTGCTGGGCCTGGACCGGATGGTCCCGGCTGCGGGCCAGGGCGCGCTGGCGCTCCAGTGGCGAGCTGGGGACAGCCGTACCTGGGGGCTGCTATCATTCCTGGCCGACTGGTCCACCACGGCCGAGGTCAGCGCGGAGCGACGGTTCCTGCACGCCCTGGGCGGCGGCTGCCAGGTGCCCATCGGGGCCAAGGCCAGCCTGACGGCGGATGGACAGATCACCCTGGTGGGGCTGCTGTCGGACCTGGGTGGGAAGCGGCTTATGCGGGATACTATCACCGCCCCGGCCGGGAGCGACCCTGGACTCAGCCTGGCCCGCCGCCTGCTGAGCTTGGGCGGACAGGCGATTGTGGATGAAATCCTCGCCGCGGGCGGGGTGGAACCTGAGGAGAAAGCATGA
- the hemA gene encoding glutamyl-tRNA reductase, whose amino-acid sequence MPVQVGGLNHRVAPLELRERLAFSAAELKNRFQAGSLPAGVDELVVLSTCNRTEVYACGEDESALRSGLEGILSAKRGAEVSLTDSQFYGWGGEMAVRHLFRVAASLDSMILGESQILGQVREAYRLAQEGRTSGRVLSRLFQQAVRVGKRARSETAISAGAVSVSSVALDLARKIFGDLSGRQALVLGAGETGELTLSLLVDQGVESVLVANRTYRRAVELALKYHGTAVNYDELHKYLAQADIVLSSTSAPHFILTRENSGPYLSLRHRPVFLIDLAVPRDIDPQLAELENCFLYNIDDLQGVVQANVQERQAQVGPVEEIVEAECAEFMSWYEALAVVPLIRSLHAQMDSLRRQEVEKVLGKLAHLSEADRQTVESFSVQMLNKFLHAPTSRIKADPGALSRMDPTQLMRFLFGLDNGGPDE is encoded by the coding sequence ATGCCTGTCCAGGTTGGCGGACTGAACCATCGGGTTGCACCGCTGGAGCTGCGTGAGCGCCTGGCGTTCTCGGCGGCGGAGCTCAAGAACCGTTTCCAGGCCGGGAGCCTTCCCGCCGGAGTGGATGAGCTGGTGGTGCTCTCCACCTGCAACCGCACCGAGGTCTACGCCTGCGGCGAGGATGAGTCCGCCCTGCGCTCGGGGCTGGAGGGTATCCTATCGGCCAAGCGTGGGGCGGAGGTGTCGCTGACCGACAGCCAGTTCTACGGCTGGGGCGGCGAGATGGCGGTGCGGCACCTGTTCCGGGTGGCGGCGAGCCTGGATTCGATGATCCTGGGTGAGTCGCAGATCCTGGGCCAGGTGCGCGAGGCCTACCGTCTGGCCCAGGAGGGACGGACCTCGGGGCGGGTGCTGTCGCGCCTGTTCCAGCAGGCGGTGCGCGTGGGCAAGCGCGCCCGCAGCGAGACCGCCATCTCGGCCGGCGCGGTGAGTGTAAGCTCGGTGGCCCTGGACCTGGCGCGTAAGATCTTCGGCGACCTGAGCGGACGGCAGGCTCTGGTGCTGGGGGCGGGCGAGACCGGCGAGCTGACCCTCTCGCTGCTGGTGGACCAGGGGGTGGAGTCTGTCCTGGTGGCCAACCGCACCTACCGCCGGGCCGTGGAGCTGGCGCTCAAGTACCACGGCACAGCGGTCAACTATGACGAGCTGCACAAGTACCTGGCCCAGGCGGATATTGTCCTCAGTTCCACCAGCGCGCCTCATTTCATCCTCACCCGCGAGAATTCCGGCCCCTACCTGTCGTTGCGCCACCGTCCGGTGTTCCTGATCGATCTGGCCGTTCCGCGCGATATCGACCCGCAGTTGGCCGAGCTGGAGAACTGTTTCCTCTACAACATCGATGACCTTCAGGGCGTGGTGCAGGCGAATGTCCAGGAGCGGCAGGCGCAGGTGGGGCCGGTCGAGGAGATAGTCGAGGCCGAGTGCGCCGAGTTCATGTCCTGGTACGAGGCGCTGGCCGTGGTGCCGCTCATCCGCTCGCTCCACGCCCAGATGGACAGCCTGCGCCGTCAGGAGGTGGAAAAGGTGCTGGGTAAGCTCGCCCACCTGTCCGAGGCCGACCGTCAGACAGTCGAGTCTTTCAGCGTGCAGATGCTGAACAAGTTCCTTCACGCTCCGACCAGCCGGATCAAGGCCGACCCCGGGGCGCTTTCACGGATGGACCCGACCCAGCTGATGCGGTTCCTGTTCGGGCTGGACAATGGGGGACCGGATGAGTGA
- a CDS encoding bifunctional precorrin-2 dehydrogenase/sirohydrochlorin ferrochelatase yields the protein MSDTTRAGYYPLFLDLNGRLCKVVGAGKVARRKIEGLLEAGARLEVISPAAVPEVESLAAQGKIAWVRRAYHDGDLEGAFLVIGATPDRAVNAAVFREAESRHILVNVVDDPQYCNFILASVLRRGDFQLAVSTGGASPVLSRKVRERLESLFPEHYTRVTAVLSALRERVKTELPEESQRRRFWESFIDLDFFASLDEADLEAALDRRIEQCLSRLAD from the coding sequence ATGAGCGACACGACCCGGGCCGGCTACTATCCGTTGTTCCTGGACCTCAACGGGCGGCTCTGCAAGGTGGTGGGGGCCGGGAAAGTAGCCCGGCGCAAGATCGAGGGTCTGCTGGAGGCCGGGGCGCGCCTGGAGGTGATAAGCCCCGCGGCCGTGCCGGAGGTGGAAAGCCTGGCCGCGCAGGGGAAAATTGCCTGGGTCCGCCGGGCGTACCACGATGGCGACCTGGAGGGGGCGTTTCTGGTGATCGGGGCCACGCCGGACCGCGCGGTCAACGCCGCGGTGTTCCGGGAGGCGGAATCGCGCCATATTCTGGTCAATGTCGTGGATGACCCACAGTACTGCAATTTCATCCTCGCCTCGGTGCTGAGGCGCGGGGATTTCCAACTGGCTGTCTCGACCGGCGGGGCGAGCCCGGTGCTCTCCCGCAAGGTGCGCGAGCGCCTGGAGAGCCTGTTCCCGGAGCATTACACCCGCGTGACTGCGGTCCTATCGGCCCTGCGCGAGCGGGTCAAAACCGAGCTGCCCGAGGAATCGCAGCGGCGGCGGTTCTGGGAGAGTTTCATCGACCTCGATTTCTTCGCCTCGCTGGATGAGGCCGACCTCGAGGCTGCATTAGACAGAAGGATCGAGCAATGCCTGTCCAGGTTGGCGGACTGA
- the ccsA gene encoding cytochrome c biogenesis protein CcsA, producing MLIALRIFYALAFGLYAAAAVQYIRSFSPRGAAPRRRRLVLLHLAMLVQLVGIVTYTIFLRQAPFSGIYQGLTFASFILAAQFVLMFRSVEDDRSAGMIIIPLAALFQLLGVFTPLVPLSDPSLAPNPWFILHAALGLFACAAFSVAFATAVLYILLHREIKSKQLGRFFERLPSLGELDHLTWRGVAVGFSTLTASIALGMIWSYFRTGRLLQMDPKEIFTLANWVLYAFYLHSRFSRGWRGKRAAWLAVAGFALLIFNLLVVSLVLSRTHAYM from the coding sequence ATGCTGATCGCGCTCAGAATATTCTATGCTCTGGCCTTCGGGCTGTACGCCGCGGCGGCGGTGCAGTACATCCGCTCTTTCAGCCCGCGCGGGGCCGCCCCCCGTCGCCGCCGCCTGGTTCTTCTGCACCTGGCGATGCTGGTCCAACTGGTCGGCATCGTAACCTACACGATTTTCCTGCGCCAGGCCCCTTTCTCGGGGATATACCAGGGCCTGACTTTCGCCTCGTTCATCCTGGCCGCACAGTTCGTGCTGATGTTCCGCAGCGTTGAGGATGACCGCTCGGCCGGGATGATTATCATCCCCCTGGCGGCCCTATTCCAGTTGCTGGGAGTGTTCACCCCGCTCGTGCCGCTCAGCGATCCCTCGCTCGCGCCCAACCCCTGGTTCATCCTGCACGCCGCTCTGGGCCTTTTCGCCTGCGCCGCTTTCAGCGTGGCGTTCGCCACCGCGGTGCTCTATATCCTTCTGCACCGTGAGATCAAGTCCAAGCAGCTGGGACGGTTCTTCGAGCGGCTGCCCTCGCTGGGCGAACTGGACCACCTCACCTGGCGTGGCGTGGCGGTGGGTTTCAGCACTCTGACCGCCTCGATCGCCTTGGGGATGATCTGGTCCTATTTCCGCACCGGCCGTCTTTTGCAGATGGATCCCAAGGAGATATTCACCCTGGCCAACTGGGTGCTCTACGCTTTCTACCTGCACAGCCGGTTCAGCCGGGGCTGGCGCGGCAAGAGGGCGGCCTGGCTGGCGGTGGCCGGGTTCGCGCTGCTGATTTTCAACCTGCTCGTGGTCAGCCTGGTGCTTTCCAGGACCCACGCCTACATGTGA
- a CDS encoding sodium:alanine symporter family protein produces MDRLIELAQKVETFMYGPWFVCLLLGTGLLLTFRTRFIQFRRLIASLVLVAKSAFTKDKTLLPGDITPFQALNTALAATVGLGNIAGVATAIVLGGPGAIFWMWLTALLGMATIYGEAMLAIKYRSVMPDGSMGGGPMYYISKGLKNKKLGRFLGGVFALTGSISCFFSTGTMMQSNSIALILRSHGGVPNWVTGLVLAVFTGMVTLGGIKRIGVVVEKLVPFMIFLYVGASLYILGANVTQIPAMLWLIVRSAFTPLAAVGGFAGASVIAAMQFGVSRGALSNEAGLGSSPIAHAAAKEENPDRQGILAMNGVFVDTIVVCTMTALVILVSGEWTSGKTSTELTAAAFASEIPHGYLIVLVSALLFGFTTLLGWSYYGEQCVKYFAGVRIAPLYRFVFILFVFTGAVIHLDLVWSIGTTANACMALPNLIGLIALSAVVGRIATGRNDISAG; encoded by the coding sequence ATGGACAGGCTAATCGAGCTGGCGCAAAAGGTTGAAACCTTCATGTACGGTCCCTGGTTCGTGTGTCTTCTGCTGGGCACGGGGCTTCTGCTGACATTCCGCACCCGTTTCATCCAGTTTCGCCGTTTGATAGCCTCGCTCGTGCTGGTGGCCAAGAGCGCGTTCACCAAGGACAAGACACTGCTCCCGGGCGATATCACCCCGTTCCAGGCCCTGAACACTGCCCTGGCCGCCACGGTGGGTCTGGGCAATATCGCCGGGGTGGCCACGGCGATAGTGCTGGGAGGCCCGGGCGCGATATTCTGGATGTGGCTGACCGCGCTGCTGGGTATGGCCACGATCTACGGCGAGGCCATGCTGGCGATCAAGTACCGCTCGGTCATGCCGGACGGCAGCATGGGCGGCGGTCCGATGTACTACATCTCGAAAGGTTTGAAAAACAAGAAACTTGGACGGTTCCTCGGAGGGGTGTTCGCCCTGACCGGCAGCATCTCCTGCTTTTTCTCCACCGGCACGATGATGCAGTCGAACTCCATCGCCCTGATCCTGCGCTCGCACGGCGGAGTGCCCAACTGGGTTACCGGCCTGGTGCTGGCCGTATTCACCGGGATGGTCACCCTGGGCGGGATCAAGCGTATCGGCGTGGTAGTGGAAAAGCTCGTCCCGTTCATGATCTTCCTGTATGTCGGCGCCTCGCTCTATATCCTCGGGGCGAATGTCACCCAGATACCCGCCATGCTCTGGCTGATCGTGCGCAGCGCGTTCACCCCGCTGGCGGCGGTGGGCGGGTTCGCCGGGGCCTCGGTGATAGCGGCGATGCAGTTCGGGGTGAGCCGCGGGGCCCTTTCCAACGAGGCCGGCCTGGGCTCCAGCCCCATCGCGCACGCCGCGGCCAAGGAGGAGAACCCCGACCGTCAGGGCATCCTGGCCATGAACGGCGTGTTTGTCGATACCATCGTTGTCTGCACCATGACTGCCCTGGTGATCCTGGTGAGCGGCGAATGGACCAGCGGCAAGACCTCCACCGAGCTTACCGCCGCGGCTTTCGCCAGCGAGATACCGCACGGCTACCTGATCGTGCTGGTTAGCGCGCTGCTGTTCGGGTTCACCACGCTCCTGGGCTGGTCGTACTACGGCGAGCAGTGCGTGAAGTATTTCGCCGGGGTGCGGATCGCGCCGCTTTACCGTTTTGTTTTCATCCTGTTCGTGTTCACCGGCGCGGTGATCCACCTTGATCTCGTATGGAGCATCGGCACCACGGCCAACGCCTGCATGGCCCTGCCCAACCTGATCGGGCTGATCGCCCTGAGCGCGGTGGTGGGGCGGATCGCCACCGGCCGGAACGACATTTCCGCAGGCTGA
- a CDS encoding sodium-dependent transporter translates to MIKTRDNWGSRLAFILAASGSAIGLGNIWRFPTVAYQNGGAAFVQIYILFVFFIGFVVMVAEIALGRNTQLNPVGAYRKLASPRSPWAVAGFLAVTASWAVVSYYSVVAGWTLRYIFTTVSGTFSHPLSQEQIADIFSRMVTSPWQSIFWHLLFMVLTVAVVMGGVRQGIERWSKILMPALFLIILMLVIRAVTLNGAARGLGEYLRADWSKVHAGTFIAAMGQAFFSLSLGAGTMLTYGSYASRDENIVNSAAWVCFLDTLIAFMAGLAIFPVLFLMQGIQPEVGAKLIFFVLPRLFAEIPFGTLFGTGFFVLLLVAAVTSSISLLEVPVAYFVDERGWNRNKATLFCGVAAFLVGVPSALSVGAVGALSNLLTVGSRTFGFLDLMDLCSGQYMMTFGALMIALFTGWRWGVNALRSEITHTESSALIRRIIAFQIRYVCPLVIIGLIAYIILNPGAFS, encoded by the coding sequence ATGATAAAGACACGGGACAACTGGGGTTCGAGACTGGCATTCATCCTGGCGGCCTCCGGCTCTGCCATCGGTCTGGGCAACATCTGGCGCTTCCCGACCGTGGCCTACCAGAACGGCGGCGCGGCATTCGTACAGATTTACATTCTGTTCGTCTTCTTTATCGGTTTCGTGGTGATGGTGGCTGAGATCGCCCTGGGACGCAACACACAGCTCAATCCGGTCGGAGCTTACCGCAAGCTGGCCTCACCACGCTCTCCCTGGGCCGTGGCCGGGTTCCTGGCCGTGACCGCCAGTTGGGCCGTGGTCTCCTACTACAGCGTAGTGGCCGGTTGGACCCTGCGCTACATTTTCACCACCGTCAGCGGCACTTTCAGCCATCCGCTCAGCCAGGAACAGATCGCCGACATTTTCAGCCGGATGGTCACCAGCCCCTGGCAGTCGATTTTCTGGCACCTTCTGTTCATGGTCCTCACCGTGGCCGTGGTGATGGGCGGGGTGCGCCAGGGGATCGAGCGCTGGTCGAAAATCCTGATGCCGGCCCTGTTCCTGATCATCCTCATGCTGGTGATCCGTGCGGTCACCCTGAACGGCGCCGCCCGCGGACTGGGCGAGTACCTGCGTGCCGACTGGAGCAAGGTGCACGCCGGAACTTTCATCGCCGCGATGGGGCAGGCCTTTTTCTCGCTCAGCCTGGGCGCCGGGACAATGCTCACCTACGGCAGCTACGCCTCGCGCGATGAGAATATCGTAAACTCGGCGGCATGGGTCTGTTTTCTCGACACCCTGATCGCTTTCATGGCCGGCCTGGCGATTTTCCCGGTGCTGTTCCTGATGCAGGGCATCCAGCCCGAGGTGGGAGCCAAGCTGATCTTTTTCGTCCTGCCGCGCCTGTTCGCCGAGATACCGTTCGGCACACTGTTCGGAACCGGCTTCTTTGTCCTGCTGCTGGTGGCGGCGGTGACCAGCAGCATTTCGCTGCTCGAGGTCCCGGTGGCCTATTTCGTGGATGAGCGGGGCTGGAACCGCAACAAGGCCACCCTGTTCTGCGGGGTGGCGGCGTTCCTGGTCGGCGTGCCCAGCGCGCTGAGCGTCGGCGCGGTGGGCGCCCTGTCCAACCTGCTCACGGTCGGCTCGCGCACTTTCGGCTTCCTCGACCTGATGGACCTCTGCTCCGGCCAGTACATGATGACTTTCGGGGCGCTGATGATCGCCCTGTTCACCGGCTGGCGCTGGGGAGTGAACGCCCTGCGTAGCGAGATCACCCACACGGAGTCAAGCGCCCTGATCCGTCGCATCATCGCTTTCCAGATCCGCTATGTCTGCCCGCTGGTCATCATCGGGCTCATCGCGTACATAATCCTCAACCCCGGCGCATTCTCCTGA
- a CDS encoding capsule assembly Wzi family protein gives MYRRFRLSLLVTLLALPWGLLTAAGSDPADHSRYFPLDHPVYDWLDRAQERGLLLSLDRALRPYTRAQVRRAVAAQPREALHGFELDWLEHIERECAAELDLPAGADSAALRLTVRSEASLELRSLRPDRHDETVGLGFGGRFGPLVCDARFLRAPQLLRSPDSTWQRDPDVLPAREEGLIRPMEGYLKADFVSRGGAFGLELFFGRLARNWSPELDQSLILSGEALSFDHFGLALRSRHFTFSHLLARLDGMDYRTSADPVYRRANRFFTAHRLDIRVRDNLRFGFTESTVYGGVGASFDPALMNPFTSYRLTAIQDKDDHANNTLVALDGFWNAAGRVSLFGQFLFDDFLRRSDIQDRWAASLGLDLRDPPLAGPSTAGLRATVASSYVYDTFKPWERYTLEGRSLGAPLGDDYWSAGAYLRRFLGPELDVTARLDLTTRGARRIASPAADLVGSAGLPFPTPTAERSLGAGLGLRWQALDWAFLKAECGFSRVHNRDNHPGEGRRCGWGSLSVSLYHDTVVSF, from the coding sequence ATGTATCGCCGGTTCAGACTGTCGCTTCTGGTCACCTTGCTCGCGCTCCCGTGGGGCCTTTTGACAGCCGCCGGGTCCGACCCGGCCGACCACAGCCGCTACTTTCCGCTCGACCACCCGGTCTACGACTGGCTGGACCGCGCCCAGGAGCGTGGCCTTCTGCTGAGCCTGGACCGGGCCCTGCGCCCTTACACCCGCGCCCAGGTGCGGCGCGCGGTGGCGGCCCAGCCCAGGGAGGCTCTGCACGGCTTCGAGCTGGACTGGCTCGAACATATCGAGCGCGAGTGCGCCGCGGAGCTCGACCTGCCCGCGGGCGCCGACTCGGCCGCCCTGCGTCTGACCGTGCGCTCTGAGGCCTCTTTGGAGCTGCGCTCCCTGCGCCCGGACCGTCACGATGAGACCGTGGGCCTGGGGTTCGGCGGACGGTTCGGGCCACTGGTCTGCGATGCCCGGTTCCTGCGCGCCCCGCAGCTGCTGCGCTCGCCGGATTCCACCTGGCAGCGCGACCCGGATGTGCTCCCCGCGCGTGAGGAGGGCCTGATCCGCCCGATGGAGGGCTACCTCAAGGCCGATTTCGTCAGCCGAGGTGGGGCGTTCGGCCTGGAGCTGTTTTTCGGCCGCCTGGCGCGCAACTGGTCGCCGGAGCTGGACCAGAGCCTGATCCTGTCGGGAGAGGCGCTCAGTTTCGACCATTTCGGCCTGGCCCTGCGCAGCCGTCACTTCACATTCAGCCACCTGCTGGCCCGTCTGGACGGCATGGACTACCGCACAAGCGCCGACCCGGTCTACCGTCGCGCCAACCGCTTTTTCACCGCCCACCGCCTGGACATCCGGGTGCGGGACAACCTGCGTTTCGGGTTCACCGAGAGCACGGTCTACGGCGGCGTGGGGGCCTCGTTCGACCCGGCGCTGATGAACCCGTTCACCAGCTACCGCCTGACCGCGATCCAGGACAAGGACGACCATGCCAACAACACGTTAGTTGCGCTGGACGGGTTCTGGAACGCCGCTGGGCGGGTGAGCCTTTTCGGACAGTTCCTGTTCGACGATTTCCTGCGCCGCTCCGACATCCAGGACCGCTGGGCGGCGAGCCTGGGCCTCGACCTGCGCGACCCGCCGCTCGCCGGGCCCTCCACGGCCGGACTTCGCGCCACCGTGGCCTCGAGCTATGTCTACGACACGTTCAAGCCCTGGGAGCGCTACACCCTGGAGGGCCGTTCGCTGGGCGCGCCGCTGGGCGATGACTACTGGAGCGCTGGGGCCTACCTGCGGCGCTTCCTCGGGCCGGAGCTGGATGTAACCGCCCGGCTGGACCTCACCACGCGGGGGGCGCGGCGGATCGCCTCGCCGGCGGCGGACCTGGTCGGCTCGGCCGGGCTGCCGTTCCCCACGCCCACGGCGGAGCGCTCGCTCGGCGCCGGCCTCGGCCTGCGCTGGCAGGCCCTGGACTGGGCGTTTCTCAAGGCGGAATGTGGATTCAGCCGGGTGCACAACCGTGACAACCATCCGGGTGAGGGACGGCGCTGCGGCTGGGGCAGCCTGTCGGTCTCCCTCTACCACGATACTGTTGTAAGTTTCTGA